The Kwoniella dejecticola CBS 10117 chromosome 2, complete sequence genome segment TTTTCGGTTGGTCACGCAGCGTTCCAGCGGAGAAAGAGTCGGCTTTGAGGGTTTCATTCCGCGTTGGCGCAGGTGGTTTGACAGGAGACGAAGTGTCTCGGCTTGGAATAGCGGTATGAATCGGGGCGACATTTTCCGTTTTGGGAGGTACCGTTGTTGAAGGTGGTAATGATCTGTCTAAAGATTGtgtccttctttctttctgcTGTGACCCCGAACCATCTTGTCTaccccttccttctcccctcgcttcaccttcacttttatcctcgtcttcgtcttcttcgagctcatcacgatcctcctcctcttgctcttcctcttcttcttgagagtCATCAGACGCATCGTCCTGCTGTGTCAGATGAGAACCGATCACTTCCCTAGGTATAGGTAACAGAGACGCTCCGACCAGCTCGTATTTCTCGCATAAGCCGACGAATCTTGCGTATAACGAGGTTTCGCCTTCGGATAGTTGGAATACTTCGCGATGGTGGTAATATGCGTGAGAGAAGATACGGGAGAGACGCCTGAATAGGGAGGGGAAGTGTGAGACGGATGATGGAGGGATTTGCATTCTACAATTGTAATTGAAAGTAAGCATATCCATGTGATGGTAGCCAAACCAGCAGAATTTTTGAATAAGAATGGAATCTGAAGGACTCTTGAGCTCACCGAGATGGGAAGTTTTGGGAAGAATTCAGCAATGCAGTGGTTGAGTCCAAGCTATATGTATGCGGATGATAACAGAGGAATCAGCTCTTAGACTACTCTATGTGAGGTTGGGCCACAGTACTTTTTGTCCAGTCGAACCAGTAAGGAAGTGCTACTCACGTATGCAGAATATAGTCTATAGCAGAACAACTttccgctcctcctccatgTGCCGAACAGAGGTAGAGCCACTCATGAGCCTTCATATCGGGGCATGTCTCTCGATTGCATATCGGTAATAAAGCAGTGAGCAGCGGCGTCAGATCTATCGGTATGCGTCTGGGGGTAATCCATATCAGCCAGCTGAACAGAAGTACTCATATACAAGCCAGCTGACCGAAGATGTTCGTATATCCACTACCGGAACATACATCAGCACAGCTTCCTTTGTCAAATGATGCTTAGATTGGACAACTCCTCGTACTCTTCATGCTGTCATGCCACAGAAAAGGTTGACTCACGACATTCCTATCTGGCCCTTTCCCGCCGACACTCTTATCTCCCACCGGCACATCTACAAGACCAACCACATCATGCGGATCATGCCTGACTTTCAGCGAAAGATATTCCGCTAATTGGAAAGGTCCGTTGAGTGATGATAAATCCGGGACGGGCGGATTGGGCGGTAGAGGGGGTATCTCCTGCTTCATTCCACTCTATCAGCTTCTGTCATTCGAACATTCCCGTCTATGCCACCGATGGCGATAGCTCATTTACGGGAAGGCGTTTTGATCAGTCTCCGCTTACAGATAGCTTTGTCCCTCTCCTCAACCTGTATATACTGCTTTCCCCTTGCGAAGCCGTTTGAGGCGGTATAATCATATTTCCACTCGGCTTCTATCGCTCAACACCAGTCCAGACAGGTTCAGAGGGGGGGTAAAGCACTTGAGACTGCCTTGTTGTGATGCTGTGTCGCTCGGAATTGGTCGTGTGAACACCCCTTTCAACCCGTATTCAGCGACTTGATCACCGTTAGAAGTCTGATTCATTCGCATACTCTAACGTCAAACGCGTCTCTCGGCATCGTGCCACGCGATGATTCCTTCCGTTTTTTGATAGATTTGATTCCGAGTCAGATAATGGCCACCGATACAAGACGAGCTGATGCAAGGTATATAAGCGGATCCAACACATTTGTCATTACTTCCTTATCCCATCTTATGAACGATCAAAAGCTTGCGAGCATCCATAAACCTAGAAAACACGCTCGCAAGCAGTCTATGACCTGACGAAATACGAATGACCGCTACCGAGCTCTTCTGAATCTGAACTTCGCTGTTCCTCCACTCTCCTCAGAGATTACCGGCAGAATAAGAAGTGGGAATTGAGAAGCATCATGTCGTCCGGCCAGAGTTACTACGAGTTCTATCGTGGCTCAAGGTGAATCATGAAAGCTAGCACTTGTAACAACTCCTACAGGCAGCTTACAATTGAGACATCACCTCTCACAGTATTGGTACTGCCCTCACGGATGCTCTGGACGAACTGATTACTCAAGGTGATATTCCCCCTCAATTAGCTATGAGGGTTTTACAGCAGGTGAGTCTCTGTCTATGATGCCTTCACATCAGCTGCTTCTATCTCGCATCCGCTTCATATGTGCGGTAGCCTAGCTGATTGACGTGATCCGCTGCAGTTCGATAAATCCCTAACGGAATGTCTGCAGAAAGGAGTAAAGAATAAGACCACAGTCAAGGTGCGCTcactcagcttcttcctgaTGGAGTCCGCGATCTGACAAGCTGATCCATTGCCGTACACGTTCAGGGTCACTTGGCAACGTATAGACTGTGTGACGACGTATGGACTTTCGTGATCAAGGATCCTCAGTTTAAGATGGAAGGAGCTGGCATCGCGTAAGTGGATTTGTTACTATATCGGATATCCTATCGCGGAAAACGGCTCTCGACAAATCCGAGAACAGTATTCAGCTCACGTCTCGGCCCAAATCGCTGACCTTGACGGATTACATGCACAGCGCGGAAACCGTTACGGCGCCGAAAATCAAGATAGTAGCTTGTAAGAGTGGAGATGCACctgagggaaagaagagcgGGGCGAAGAGCAACGATTTCAACTAGAAGATAATCAGAAAAGTCATCACAGCATATTCACccggacgaggaagaaaaggtgtAGTTCGGGTGGAAAGTTGTTGGAGGGATCTGACGGAACCGAAGTGGATCCAGACCAGGATGCAGATCCCGCTAAATTCGACAATCCAGGGGAGGTCGATGATTAGCAAGAATGAAAGATCaggaatgaagaatgaatgtCACTTATTCATGGACTATTGTAGAGACTATACAACATGTGTATGTATAAGTATTCGGATACCTTCCAGCAGTTCAAGTTCTATCTCTCTACGGGCAGGCTGATGGCCATGTTCCTTCCCATCCAAATCCCGCTGAATCTCCTTCCTAACTGCGCTTACTGGTGCATGATTTTCCTCGATGATCGGAGTTCAAGCTGCTATGCAATGCGGTCCGCTGTATCGTACATCTTGACTATGCATAATGAAGGCTGATCTTCCTTTTTTCCTCTCCTTAATTCTTggccttgatcttggataTGCCACACGGGGTTCTCTTCCTGGTGACGTAATGAAGGgaccgatgatgctgatgatgcatgattcATGATCCTCGTTGTCGGATAACCGTCACATTCCAACAACGCCTATGCACTCACATTTGATCCTCACTTATCCATATTGACTTCGCAATAGAAAGGATACAAAGAACCCCTATCTCACTCTTCACGATCACACGAAAACAACATATAGCAGGCAGGATGGAtttcatcaagaagatggcTCAAGAGAAGCTTCAAGACGCCAGTGAGTCTTCCCCCATTTTTTGTCCGCGTCGTGATCAAGCAGTTCTTTTAACTGATTCACTTGTCTTGTCTGCTATTCCTCAGTGGGCGGCGATGAGAAcaagcaacaacagcaacaaggCTACAACAACCAACAACAAGGAAACTACGGCCAACAGCAAAACCAGGGTGGATACGAGCAGCAACAAGGTGGTTATGGTGGAAACCAAGGCTCATACGGTGGTAATCAAGGAGGTTACGGTGGGAACCAAGGGGGATACGGTGGGAACCAAGGCGGTATGTCCGGTGGATACGACCAAAACCAGAACTTCGGACAAACTGGTGGTGCGCAATACAACGCTCCTCACGGTCAAGGCGGTGCCGGCGCGTCTTATGGAGGAGGTTCCGGTGCTCCCACTAGTGAGTGAAGCCAACTTACAACCGAAACCCAATTGTTCTGCATCAACCGCTCAATCCTGAATCCCTTGATTCTCGCTGTCGGTTTCCCGTCTTCTCCTGCCCTTTGATCCGGAACCAGGAATTGGTGTTAGTTATTGATCAAGCTAATAACGC includes the following:
- a CDS encoding transcription initiation factor IIA subunit 2: MSSGQSYYEFYRGSSIGTALTDALDELITQGDIPPQLAMRVLQQFDKSLTECLQKGVKNKTTVKGHLATYRLCDDVWTFVIKDPQFKMEGAGIAAETVTAPKIKIVACKSGDAPEGKKSGAKSNDFN